The Microbacterium trichothecenolyticum sequence AAAGAGCGTCCCGCCGCGCTCGCGCCCCGCCCAGCTCTGTTGAGTGTCCAAGACACGCCGTAACCCCGAGCTGAGTTGCGGCGTGTCTTGGACACTCAACAAAGCGGGGAGCGCGGCGTAACAATGACGTCTCGCGGCGCTGCGTTACGCCCGTGATTGTGTACCTGCGACCGCGGCGGCACAGTGGGCGTCTCGGCGGGATCGGCCCGCCGCGAAGGGATCCCCCGATGCCCGACCGCATCCACCTCGCCGTCGCCCTCGACGGTGCCGGCTGGCATCCGGCCGCCTGGCGCGAGCCGTCGGCCCGGCCCAGCGAGCTCACGTCGGCGCGGTACTGGCGCGATCTCGCCGCGATCGCCGACAGCGGCGGCATCCTCTTCGCCACGATCGAAGACGCCCTCTCGCTCGGCGGGCGCTCGTTCGAGCCGGATGCCGAGACCCGGCGCGACCGCGCCCGGGGGCGCCTCGACGCGGTGCTGGTGGCGTCGTTCCTGGCTCCGGCCACGCGCCGCCTGGGCCTCGTGCCGACCGTGACCACCGCGCACCCCGAGCCCTTCCACCTCGCCACGGGCCTGCAGACCCTCGACCACGTCAGCCGCGGCCGTGCCGGGGTGCGGATCGTCGCCGGATCGACGCCGCAGGAGCGCGCGAACTTCGGCCGCCGCGCCGACGGCCCCACCGTGCGCCCCGCGTCGGGACGGATCGAGGACGACCCTGCGATCGTCGCCGCCTTCCGTGAGGCGGGTGAGGTCGCCGACGTCATCCGCCGCCTCGCCGACTCGTGGGAGGACGACGCGATCGTCCGCGACCTCGAGACGGGGAAGTTCCTCGACCGCGACCGCGTGCACAACGTCGAGTTCGCGGGCGAGTTCTTCTCGATCACGGGCGCCTCGATCGTGCCGCGCTCCCCGCAGGGCACGCCGCTCATCACCGCGCTCGCCCACCAGACGGTGCCGTACCGCCTCGCGGCCGAGCACGCCGACCTCGTGTACGTCACCCCCTCCGACGCGGCGGCGGTCGCCGGCATCCTGAGCGAGATCGCGGATGCCGCGGACGCGGTGCGCGCGCTCGACGAGCCGCTGCGCGTGTTCGCCGATCTGCTCGTGCTCGTCGAAGAGACCCCGGCCGCGGCCGCCTCGGCCTGGGAGCGCCTGCAGGAGCGCGCGACGCTCGCGACCGACGCCCGCGTGGTGGTGGGCACCCCCGACGACGTCGTCGACGAGCTGCGTGCGTTGGCAGACGCCGGCGTCGACGGGGTGCGCCTGCGGCCCGCGCGCCTTCCGGCCGACCTCGAGGCCATCGCCGACCGGGTCGTGCCGCGTGCGGCGGCCGCCGGCATCCTGCTCCCCGACGACGGGGCGCCGACGCTACGCGAACGCGTCGGACTGCCCCGCCTCGCCAGTCGATACGCCCGTCAGGAGGTCGGCGCATGACCCGCCGCCAGATCCACCTCGCCGCGCACTTCCCGGGCGTGAACAACACCACGGTCTGGACCGACCCGACCGCGGGCAGCCAGATCGACTTCGCGTCGTTCGAGTACTTCGCCCGCACCGCCGAGCGCGGCTTCTTCGACTACCTCTTCCTCGCCGAGGGGCTGCGTCTGCGCGAGCACCGCGGGCAGCTGCACGACCTCGACGTCGCCGGCCGCCCGAACACGCTCGCGATCCTCACCGCCCTGGCCGCGGTGACCGAGCACATCGGCCTCGTCGGCACGCTCAACACGACCTTCAACGAGCCCTACGAGCTCGCCCGTCAGCTCGGCACCCTCGACCTCCTGTCGAACGGGCGCGCCGGGTGGAATGCCGTGACCAGCTCCGACGCCTTCCACGGCGCGAACTTCCGCCGCGGCGGCTACCTCGACCACGCCGACCGGTACGTCCGGGCGGCGGAGTTCGCGGCGCTGTCGAAGGCCCTGTGGTCGTCGTGGCGCGACGACGCGATCGTGGCGGATGCCGACACCGGCGAGTTCCTGCGGGAGGACGCCGTCGCGCGGGTGCGGCACGAATCGCGCCTGTTCGACGTCGACGCGGTCTTCGACGTTCCGCGGTCGCCGCAGGGCCGCCCCGTGATCGTGCAGGCCGGGGACTCCCCCGACGGCCGCGACTTCGCCACCGAGCACGCCGACGTCGTCTTCTCGATGCACACGGCGTTCGACGATGCGCAGCAGTTCTACCGCGACGTGAAGGGGCGTCTGGCGGCGAACGGCCGCGACGAGGACTCGCTGAAGATCCTGCCCGCGGCCACCTTCGTGCTCGGCGACACCGCCGACGAGGCCCGCGAGCGCTCGCGCGAGATCGCCCTGCAGCAGGTGCGGCCGCAGACGGCGATCACCTACCTCGAGCAGATCTGGAACCGCGACCTCAGCGGGTACGACGCCGACGGTCCGCTCCCCGACATCGAGCCCGACACCGGCGTCGAGACCGCGCAGGGCTTCGCCGGCCGCCACGCGGCGATCCGGGCCCGCGTCGGCCAGCTGCGCGAGCAGGCGGTCGCCGAGAACCTCAGCATCCGCGAGCTCGTCATCCGCTTGACCGCGAAGCACACCTTCGTCGGGACACCGGAGCACGTGGCATCCGAGATCGACCGCTACGTGCAGGAGCGCGCGACCGACGGCTTCACCGTCGTCGGGCACGTCACCCCGCACGGCATCGACGAGTTCGCCGACCGGGTGGTGCCCCTGCTGCAGGAGCGCGGGTCGTACCGGCGCTCGTACGACGACGGCGCGACGCTGCACGACCTGTTGGGGCTGCCGCCCGTCTCCGATCCGGTGCCCGTGCCGTGACCGACCTCGTGATCGTCGGCGCGGGTCCGCGCGCGGTGATGCTCGTCGAGCGTCTGCTCGCGCGCCGCACCCGCGCGGCCAGTCCCCCGCTGCACATCACGCTCGTCGACCCCTACCCGCCCGGCGCGGGACGCATCTGGCGGCGCGCCCAGTCGCCGCTGCTGAAGCTCAACTCGATGGCGCGCGACGTCACCGTCTTCACTGACGAGACCTCGACCATCTCGGGCCCCGTGCGCTCGGGCCCGTCGCTCATCGAGTGGGCCGAGCGGGTGCGCGACGGCCGCATCCCCGACGCCGAGATCGATGATCCCGACCTGGATGCCGAGCTCCGCGCGCTCCGCGGTGACAGCTTCCCCACCCGGCGGCTGCAGAGCGCGTACCTCGACTGGTTCTGGCGGCGGACCGTCGCGATCGCCCCGCCGGGCGTCGAGGTGCAGTATCGGCCGGGCACCGTGCAGTGGGTGGACGACACGGTCGAGGGATACGAAGTAGCTCTGGACGACGGCATCCGTCTGCCCGCCGACATCGTCGTCTACGCGCTCGGGCACAACGGGCGCGAGCCGGTCGGTGAAACGGTCGAGCTGATCGACGCCGCCGCGCGGGCGGGCCTGACGTACGTACCGCCGGCGTTCACCGCCGACGCCGACCTCTCCGTTCTCGCGCCCGGCGACGACGTGATCGTGCGCGGCATGGGGTTGGCGGCGGTGGATGCCATCGTGCTGCTGGCCGAGGGACGCGGCGGCCGCTTCTCACCGGCACCGGACGGGACGCTGCGCTACGAGCCCTCCGGTCTCGAACCGCGGCTGCACCTCGGCTCGCGTCGCGGGGTGCCGTATCGCTCGAAGGTGTCGTCGGAGCTACGCGGCGACCCACCCGTCCGCGAGGTGCTGACGGCGGCCGCGATCGCCACGTTGCTCTCGCGCCCCGGCCCGGTCGATTTCCTCGTCGACGTGTGGCCGCTCATCGCCCGGGAGCTCGTGTGGGGCCACTACCGCGAGCTGTTCACCGGGCACCCCGAGCGCGTGCTCGTGCCCTGGGGCCAGTTCCGCGAGACCCTGCGCGAAGTCGACGGCGACACCGACGCACTGCGCCGCGCGGTCGCCGAGGTCGTCCCCGATCCGCTCGACCGGTTCGACGTGCCGGCGCTCGACCTGCCCCTCGCCGGGCAGACCTTCGAGGATTCCCGCGCCGCGCACGACCGCGTGCGCCGCCACATCGTCGAAGACCTGCACCTGCGTACCGCGCCGGAGCGCAGCACGTCGCAGGCACTGTTCCTGACGACCCTGATGTCGTTCCTGGCGCTGGCCGACATCCCCACCGACCGCTGGAGCGCCCGCTCCCGCGCGGTCGACCTCCCCGTGACCTGGCACACCTTCTTCAGCTACGTCGCCTCCGGCCCGCCCGCGCACCGGCTCGAGGAGCTCCTCGCCCTCGCCGACGCCGGGATCGTGCGGTTCCTCGGACCCGACGTGTCGGTGCGGGTCTCGGACGACGGGTTCGTGGCATCCTCTCCGCGGGTCGGCGGCGAGGTCATCGCGCGGGCGCTGGTCGACGCGTGGCTGCCCGGCAGCGGCGCCGCCGCGAGCGACAACCCGGCGCTGCGCGAGCTCGCCACCCGTCACGGCCGCGAGGTGTACGTGAGCGACGAGAGCTTCACCGGCTCGCTCGGGCGCATCGACGTCGACCCCGACGGTCGCGTGATCGCGCGGGACGGCACCCCGCACGCGAACCTGTTCGCAATCGGCCCGTTCACGTCGTCGACCGAGGCGGGTGCCTTCACCCGCCCGCGCTCCGACTCCCTGTCGCTGCGCCAGACCGACCGCGTCGCCGAGGCGGTGTCGGCCGCCGTCGCTACCGCCGCGCAGGCCCGCGCGTTCTCCGGCTGAGCGCCGACGCGCGGCCCGGCGGCGCGACGGAGTTGCGGCCGTCGGGCGGCCGAGCGGCGCACAACGCGGGCCGAACTCCTGAGAAACGCCGCGAACCGGCCCGGAGCCGTCCGAATCGACGCGTCTCGGACGATTTCTCAGGAGTTCGGCCCGGCCCGGCCGAGGCCCACTAGGCCCGCGACCGCTCCAGCACCTCGGCCAGGTGCCCGACGAGGGAGCGGGATGCCGTAGCCCCGACGCCGAAGAACGTCTCGTCCACGTCCTCGACGGCGCGGTTCGCCTCGCGGGCCCGCTCACGCCCTGCCGCAGTGGCGCGCACGCGCACGGCGCGGCGGTCGTTGGCATCCTGACGCCGTTCGACGAGGTCGCGCTCGGCCAGGACGCGGATCACCTGCGACACCATCATCGGGTCGGCGCCCGCGCGCTGGCTCAGCATCGCCTGCGTCATGCCCTCGTCAGTGTCGTCGTCCGTGAGCACCGCCAGCAGCACGAACTGCACGTGCGTGAGATCGTGTGGAGTGAGCGCCCGCCGGATGGCGGCCTGCCACCGGTTCGTGACCTGCCACAGCAGAAAGCCGGGACTGACGTCGCCGGACGGGAAGCGGCTGTCGAGCGGAGTCGTCATCCCTCGATCATCGCGCGTGCGATGACGTCGGCGTCGGTATCGGTGATCTCGACCAGCCCGCGTCGCAACTCGTACCGGAGGCGACCCCGATCCACGACGTCATGACGTTTCCACGAGGGCGACGAGTCGGTCCAGGTCTTCCGGCACCGAGGTCGCGAACCCCGAGAACGCGGTGCGTGCCCACAGCCACGACAGCGGCCCCTCGAGCGTCACCTCTGCCGTCACCCACGACCCGGTCCCGACCGGCTCGACGGTGTGCCGGAAGGTCAGTCGGGTTCCCGGCATCCGCGTGACATCCGTGTAGACGCGGTCGGTCTCGACCTCGGCGACGACGAAGGACACGCGGGGTCCGCCCTTCGGCTTCAGGATGCCGCGGGCCCCCTGCCGCACCGGACCGTCGAGGCGCACCCACTCGGTGTCGGGAGACCACTCGCTCCAGGAGTCGTGGTCGATCCATCGGGCGTAGAACGCCGAGCAAGGGGCGAAGGACGTGCGGGTGGCGGAAGCAAGGGAGCGCATGCATTTAGTATGCGCGCATACTTTATGAATCCGCAACGCCCATCGCCCCGAGGCGCACCCGAGTGTCCACGCCGAAGCGGACGCCCGATACGGAGACGGCGCGCGTCCGGGCGGCACCGACGACACCTCCCGTCGGGCGGGTCAGCGCAGGCGCCGCGCCACCTCCGCCATGGCCTCGGCGAACGCCTCCTCGCCGCCCTCGCGGCCACCCGACAGGTTCACGCCGACCACGCCGGGCAGCGCGAGCATCTCCTCGGCGAGCGCGACCGTCAGCGCGATGCCCTCGGCCCGCGGGTCCGCAGCGCCCCGGACGCGGGCCAGGAACCCGTGCGGGAGCACCAGGGTCGTGAACGACTCCAGCAGGTCGGCGGAGGCGGCATCCACCACCACCGGCACGCAGGGGATGTACCGCACGTCGGCGGCGACCTCGTCGATGAACCGCCGCACCGCCGCCGCGCCCCCGGCGTGGTTCACGAAGCACACGTCGGCCCCGGCGTCCACCTTCTCGCGCAGCCGCGCCGCGCGCCGCTCGACGGGGGGCGCGGCCGGCGATGCGGCGACCGACACGACGTGCCCGACCGCGCGGGCGAGTGCTGCGGCCTCGGTCGAGTCGAGGTCGAACACGGGCGCGGCGTCGGGCCGGTGCCCGGTGCGGGTGTGGTCGCCGGTCACGCAGTGCACCCCCGCGACGCCTTCCACGGCCAGCGCCGCCAGCTCGCCCTCGATCGCGACCCGGTTGCGGTCGCGCATGTTCAGTCCCGTCCACACCCGCAGCCCCCGCTCGTGCAGCAAGCGGGCACGGTACGCCGGCGGGAACTGCACGCGCGCGCTTCCCGCGTCGCCCGCGAGCACGGCATCCACGTTCCCGGCGAGCGCCGCGGCGCACGCGTCGAGGGATGCCACGCTCAGCGCCCGCGCGGGCAGGTCGGCCACGATCCAGGGACGCGTGCCGAGGGCGGCCAGGGTGTCGGCGGCCGCAGCCGTCCGCGCACCCGTAGCGGGACGAGCGACGCGGTCCACCCCCGTCCAAGGCACGGTGGGCCGATCCACGAAGAGGCAGCGGTGCTGTGCGTCGATCTCGCACGAACCGTCGAACCCGACCCCGCCGCACGGGCCGTACTCCATGCGTTTGGGGCATGCGTCGATGAGCGGCAGCGAGATCATGCGGGGAGTGTACGAAGTGCGTGTTTCGCCGAATGTTCGTCTCGGCAACATCGCCGAAACGCGGATTCTCTACGCTCGGCCCTACCCGCAGCGCTCCCCGGAGGTGGCCATGATCACGGCCGGCACCACATTCGGTTCCGATGTCGACGACACCGATTCGCTCGTCGATGACCCCCTCGCCCTGATGGTGCGGTGGCTGCCGACCCCCGACAGCGAGCTGCGGCCCCTCGCCGCCCTCTCGACGATCGGCCTCGACGGCCTTCCGTCGGTACGCCACGTGCTGGTGAGCGAACGGGATGCCGCGGGCCTGACGTTCCACACCGATTCCGCCAGCACGAAGGTCGCCGAACTCGCCGCCAACCCGGTCGCCGCCGTCGCCGTCGCGTGGCCCGAGATCGGCCGGCAGCTGGTGGTGCGCGGAGTCGTGCAGCGCGTCAACGCCGACGAGGCGGCTCGGGTGTACGCGGAGCGCTCGCGCTACCTGCAGCTGCTGGCGTGGATGAACACGCGCGAGAACGCCCAGCTGCCCGCCGCCGCCCGGCAGCGCCTGTGGGCCGACTTCGACGACACCCATCCCGAGCTGACCCCGCCGGCCCGCTGGGTCGGCTTCCGTCTGCGCCCGGTGACGCTGACGTTTTGGCGCGGTGACCCGATCGGACAGAGCACGCGACAGCACTACACCCTCGTCGACGGACGCTGGGCGGGCGAGATCCTGGCGGGCTGACGTGGACATCACGACCGTCACCTCGTACCGCGCCGCGCGAGAGCGCGCCGACCTCACCCTGGCCCCGGGCGAGGTGGTCATCGCCGGCGGCACCTGGCTGATGAGCGAGCCGCAGCCCGACACGACAGGCTTCGTCGACCTCACCACGCTCGGCTGGCCCGACCTCGAGATCACCGACGCGGGTCTGCGCATCGGGGCGACGTGCACCATCGCGCGCCTGCTGGAGTGGGCCGAGAACGAGGCTCCCGCCGCGTGGACCTCGCTCGCGCTGGCCCGCCCCGCCGCGAACGCGCTGCTGGCGTCGTTCAAGATCTGGAACACCGCCACCGTGGGCGGCAACGTCTGCCGGGCCTTCGCCGCGGGCGCCATGATCTCGTTGCTGTCGACCCTGGATGCCACGGCCCTGATCTGGACGCCCGACGGCGGCGAGCGCCGAATGGCCGTGGCCGACCTGGTCATCGACAATGCCGCGACCTCGCTGACTCCCGGCGAGGTGCTGCGCGCGCTCGACGTGCCCGCGCACGCCCTGGGCGCGCGCGTCGGGCTGCAGAAGATCGCCCTGGCCGAGCTCGGACGATCGGGCGCCGTGGTGAGCGCGCGTGTCGACACCGACGGCTCGGCCGTGTTCGTCGTGACGGCGGCGGTGCGCCGGCCGCGCGTGCTGCGCTTCGCGCGTGTTCCGAGCGCCGGTGAGCTTCGTGACGCTGTGGCCGCCGCGACCGACTTCTACACCGACCCCCTCGGCACCGCCGACTGGCGACGCGGGGTGAGTGTGGTGCTCGCCGAGCGGGTACGCCAGGGGTTCCTCGCCGCAGAGCGGGAGGGCCTCGCGTGAAGTTCCACATCAACGGCTCCCCCGTCGACGCGGAGCCGCGACCCGGCCAGTGCGCGCGCACCCTGCTGCGCGAGACGGGGCACGTCGAGGTGAAGAAGGGGTGCGACGCGGGCGACTGCGGTGCGTGCTCGGTACTCATCGACGGCTCGCCGACCCACTCGTGCATCGTTCCCGCGGTGCGCCTGGAAGGCCGCTCGGTCACGACGGCCGCGGGGCTCGCCCCCGGCGACGCCCTGCACCCGGTGCAGGAGGCACTGGCCACCGGCTTCGGGTTCCAGTGCGGTTTCTGCACCCCGGGCATGAGCGTCACGGCATCCACGCTCACCGCCGACGACCTCCCCGACCTCGACCGCCGCATGAAGGGCAACCTCTGCCGGTGCACGGGCTACCGCCCGATCCGCGAGGCGATCCGCTCGGCCGTCCTGGGGCCGGTGCGCGAGACCGGTCCCGCGGCGCACACCTGCACCGACCACCCGGGCGCGGGCGGGTGCGGCGGCGGCGCAGCGGCATCCCGTGGCGACGGCCGCGTCGGCACCTCGGTCGCGCCCGAGGCAGCACGCCGCGTCGTGCAGGGCCGCGAGCCCTACACCTTCGACGATCCCGTCTCCGGCGGCCCGCCGCTGGTGCTGCGCGTCGTGACCTCGCCCCACGCGCACGCCCGCGTCGTCTCGATCGACACCGCCGCGGCCCTCGCGATCCCCGGCGTCGTGGCCGTGTTCACGCACGAAGACGTTCCCGACGTGCGTTACTCGACGGGGCGGCACGAGCACCGCACCGACGACCCCGACGACACGCGCATGCTCGACGACGTCGTGCGCTTCATCGGCCAGCGCGTGGTCGCGGTGGTCGGCGAGACAGCCGAGGCGGCGGATGCCGGGTGCCGAGCGATCACGATCGAATACGACGTGCTGCCCGCCGTCTTCGACCCCGAAGAGGCACGTCGGCCCGGAGCGCCGCTGCTGCACCCCGACCGCACGCCCGAGGAGCGGGTGATGGATGCCGGACGCAACGTCGTCGCGGGCTTTCACACCGGCCACGGCGGCGACATCGACGCGGCCCTCGCCGCCAGCGACGTCACCGTCTCGGGCGAGTGGCGGACGGCGCGCGTGACGCACGCGGCGCTCGAGACGCACGGAGCGATCGGCTGGCTCGACGACGAGGGACGCCTCGTGATCCGTTCGTCGACCCAGGTTCCCTTCCTCACCCGCGACGAGCTGGCCCACATCTTCGGCCGGGAGCGGGAGAGCATCCGCGTCTACGCCAACCGCGTCGGTGGGGGCTTCGGCGGCAAGCAGGAGATCTTCACCGAAGACCTCACCGCGCTGGCGGTGCTGAAGATCGGCCGCCCCGTGGCGTTCGAGTTCGCACGCACCGATCAGTTCGTGCGCGCGTCCCTCCGACATCCGATGCGCGTGCGCGTGACATTGGGGGCGGATGCCGGGGGCACGCTGACCGCGATGAAGCTCGACGTGCTGAGCGACACCGGGGCGTACGGCAACCACGCGATCGGTGTGCTGTTCCACTCGTGCGCGGAGTCGACGACGCTGTACCGCGTGCCGACGAAATGGATCGACGCCGAGGCGGTGTACACGAACAACCCGCCGTCGGGCGCGTTCCGCGGCTACGGTTTGGGCCAGGTGGTGTTCGCCGTCGAGTCCGCCCTGGACGTCCTCGCCGACAAGCTCGACATCGACCCGTTCGACCTGCGCCGCCGCAACGCGGTGAAAGAGGGCGATGCCCTGCACCCCGACGACGACGAGAAGTACGAGGAAGACCTGATCTGGGGCAGCTACGGCTTCGACCAGTGCCTCGATCTCGCGCAAGACGCCCTACGCCGCGGCAACGGCGTCCAGGCCCCCGCGGGCTGGGTCGTGGGCGAGGGCATGGCGGCCGCGATGATCGCGACGATGGCCCCGCGGGGCCACATCGCGCACACCACCGCCACCCTGCGCCGCGACGGCACCTACCTGTTGCGCGTCGGCACCGCCGAGTTCGGCAACGGCACCTCGACCGTGCACCGCCAGATCGCCGCGACCGTGCTCGACGCGACGCCCGAGCGTCTGGAGCTGTGGGCCGCCGACACCGACGCCGTGCGCCACGACACCGGCGCGTTCGCCTCGGCCGGCACCACCGTCGCGGGCAAGGCCCTGCACGCCGCGTGCACCGTGCTGCGGCGGCGGATGACGACCGTCGCCGCGGAGCTCGTGGGCGGCGATGCCGGGAGCGCCGAGCTCGTGGCATCCGGAGTCCGTGTGGGCGACGAGACCGTCACGTGGGAGCGGATCGTCGCGGCCTCGCCCGCCGACCACGTCGACGCCGAGGGGCTCACCGCCGACGGCGCCGAGTTCGGCGACGTGCGCTCGCTCGCCTTCAACGTGCACGCGGTGCGCGTGGCCGTCGACCCCGAGACGGGCACGGTGAAGGTGCTGCAATCGATCCAGGCCGCCGACGCCGGCGTGGTGATCAACCCCGCCCAGTGCCGCGGGCAGATCGAAGGCGGCGCGGCGCAGGCGCTCGGCGGTGCTCTGTACGAAGAGGTGTACCTCGAAGACGGCGTCGTGAAGAACCCGGTGTTCCGCACGTACCGGGTCCCGCAGTTCGCCGACGTCCCCGACACCGAGGTGTACTTCGCCGAGACCGACGACACGGTCGGTCCGTTCGGGGCGAAGTCCATGAGCGAATCGCCGTACAACCCCGTGGGCGCGGCGATCGGCAACGCGGTGTCCCGTGCCCTCGGGCGCCGCGGCTACGAGCTGCCGTTCTCGCGTGACCGCGTGTGGCGTCTGGCGGCGAGCGTCGAAAGCGGCACGCCCGCTACCGTGTGAGCCACGACCCCGCTCCGCGTCCATCGAAAGGCTGACGTGACCGCATTCCTGCCCCTGCCCGGGCCGCGCGCCGAGGGCGAGGGCCTCCGGGTACAGCACGGGCTGCTGCGGTACGTGCGCGAGGCCGCGGCATCCGGTTCGCCCCTTCCGGGCGAGCTCGACCTCACCGCACGGTTGGCGTGCACGCGTCAGCAGCTGCGGCGCGCGATGGCGGCGTTGGAGGCCCAGGGGATCGTGCGACGACGCCAGGGCTCGGTCACCACCGTCGATCCGATCGCCCTGCGCCTCAGCGTGCGATTGGAGGAGCAGTTCGAACACACCGAGCTGCTCGACCGGCTGGGCTACCGCTCCGAGGTCGAGACCCTCACGATCGGCCAGGTCGAGCTCGGGGCCGAGTCGGGGGCGGCGATGGAGCTGGCGCCGAGCTCTCCGGCGCTGGCCGTGCGCAAGCGCTGGCGGGCCGACGGCACGGTGGCGATGATCGCGGATGACGTGGTGCCGCTCGAGGGCGGCATGCCCGACGACCCCGAAGAGTCTGTGTTCAGCGTCGCCGCGCGCGTATGGGGAGAACCGGTCATCTGGGAGGTCGCCACTCCCGGGGTCTCGACTCTGGGGCCGGAACTGGCCGAGCTCTTCGAGCGGCCGACGGGCACGCCGGTCCTGACCCTGGAGGTGATCGGCATCGGCGCCAGCGGCCGGCGCCTGCTGCACAGTCTCGAGTACCACGATCCGACACTGGTGTCGTACTCGTTGGTGCGTACGGTGCGACCGCCGTGGGGCGGCGCGGCGCGGCCGCCGCGTGCCTAGGAGGGCCTCAGGCCCAGAACCCCTCGTGCGCCCGGGCGGCCTCGTCTTCCAGCAGGGGACCGACGACCTCGATGCGCCGCTGACCGCGGGCGAACACCTCGCGGCACGGCAGCGAGAAGGTCGGGTTCTCGGGGTGGTCGCCGGTCAACACGAGAAGGCGTTGCTCTGACAGGGCGTAGACCACGCGGTCGATTCCGCACCAGTACGCCGCGCCCGCGCACATGGCACAGGGCTCGGCGCTGGTGAACAGCGTGGTTCCCGCCATCGC is a genomic window containing:
- a CDS encoding nucleoside deaminase; its protein translation is MTIDVGPSLPPADLALLRESIDVAERSRAAGAHPFGSLVTTASGEVVSSAGNNSLPPDGDPTQHAELRAVAAAFRALGPDAMAGTTLFTSAEPCAMCAGAAYWCGIDRVVYALSEQRLLVLTGDHPENPTFSLPCREVFARGQRRIEVVGPLLEDEAARAHEGFWA
- a CDS encoding molybdopterin-dependent oxidoreductase codes for the protein MKFHINGSPVDAEPRPGQCARTLLRETGHVEVKKGCDAGDCGACSVLIDGSPTHSCIVPAVRLEGRSVTTAAGLAPGDALHPVQEALATGFGFQCGFCTPGMSVTASTLTADDLPDLDRRMKGNLCRCTGYRPIREAIRSAVLGPVRETGPAAHTCTDHPGAGGCGGGAAASRGDGRVGTSVAPEAARRVVQGREPYTFDDPVSGGPPLVLRVVTSPHAHARVVSIDTAAALAIPGVVAVFTHEDVPDVRYSTGRHEHRTDDPDDTRMLDDVVRFIGQRVVAVVGETAEAADAGCRAITIEYDVLPAVFDPEEARRPGAPLLHPDRTPEERVMDAGRNVVAGFHTGHGGDIDAALAASDVTVSGEWRTARVTHAALETHGAIGWLDDEGRLVIRSSTQVPFLTRDELAHIFGRERESIRVYANRVGGGFGGKQEIFTEDLTALAVLKIGRPVAFEFARTDQFVRASLRHPMRVRVTLGADAGGTLTAMKLDVLSDTGAYGNHAIGVLFHSCAESTTLYRVPTKWIDAEAVYTNNPPSGAFRGYGLGQVVFAVESALDVLADKLDIDPFDLRRRNAVKEGDALHPDDDEKYEEDLIWGSYGFDQCLDLAQDALRRGNGVQAPAGWVVGEGMAAAMIATMAPRGHIAHTTATLRRDGTYLLRVGTAEFGNGTSTVHRQIAATVLDATPERLELWAADTDAVRHDTGAFASAGTTVAGKALHAACTVLRRRMTTVAAELVGGDAGSAELVASGVRVGDETVTWERIVAASPADHVDAEGLTADGAEFGDVRSLAFNVHAVRVAVDPETGTVKVLQSIQAADAGVVINPAQCRGQIEGGAAQALGGALYEEVYLEDGVVKNPVFRTYRVPQFADVPDTEVYFAETDDTVGPFGAKSMSESPYNPVGAAIGNAVSRALGRRGYELPFSRDRVWRLAASVESGTPATV
- a CDS encoding GntR family transcriptional regulator; its protein translation is MTAFLPLPGPRAEGEGLRVQHGLLRYVREAAASGSPLPGELDLTARLACTRQQLRRAMAALEAQGIVRRRQGSVTTVDPIALRLSVRLEEQFEHTELLDRLGYRSEVETLTIGQVELGAESGAAMELAPSSPALAVRKRWRADGTVAMIADDVVPLEGGMPDDPEESVFSVAARVWGEPVIWEVATPGVSTLGPELAELFERPTGTPVLTLEVIGIGASGRRLLHSLEYHDPTLVSYSLVRTVRPPWGGAARPPRA